The following are from one region of the Takifugu rubripes chromosome 12, fTakRub1.2, whole genome shotgun sequence genome:
- the LOC101061650 gene encoding membrane progestin receptor alpha-B-like: MASVVLERTGRLFISLQQIQEFPRMLTQAAPSMPGTVRDTEVPHYFRQSFVFTGYRPLHQHWRYYFLSIFQRHNETINIWTHLLALFIFLFKLLQLSAEVDFVRDPHSWPLLVLLVSSLTYTACSVAAHLLAGKSELCHYTFYFLDYVGVAQYQFGSAVVHFYYAVDEDLHRQVQGIFMPVAMVFSCLSCLGCCYGKYCNHDQPTLLHKAGQLIPSVLAFLWDISPIAKRLMFPADSQDPAAIYHLSQVVLSLSTTFFFTVPMLESCFPGWCDFMGQSHQLFHVCISCFTLSQIHSAHLDFMGRRKLYSRLHQSREAALFARLYVANSVLCVLVVAFMLRKVRQMLDQKSKSK; the protein is encoded by the coding sequence ATGGCGTCCGTTGTCCTGGAGAGAACCGGCCGTCTGTTCATCagcctgcagcagatccaggagttTCCCCGGATGCTGACCCAGGCCGCGCCCTCCATGCCCGGCACTGTGAGAGACACCGAGGTTCCTCACTACTTCAGGCAGAGCTTCGTCTTCACCGGCTACCGTCCTCTCCACCAGCACTGGCGCTACTACTTCCTGTCAATATTCCAGCGACACAATGAGACCATCAACATCTGGACTCACCTGCTGGCCTTATTCATCTTCCTGTTTaagctgctccagctgtcagCCGAGGTGGACTTTGTCAGAGACCCTCACTCGTGGCCCTTGCTGGTCCTCCTCGTGTCCTCTTTGACCTACACGGCGTGCAGCGTCGCCGCTCATCTACTGGCGGGAAAGTCCGAGCTGTGCCACTACACCTTCTACTTCCTGGACTACGTCGGGGTGGCCCAGTACCAGTTCGGCAGCGCTGTGGTTCACTTCTACTACGCCGTGGACGAGGACCTGCACAGACAGGTTCAGGGGATCTTCATGCCTGTAGCCATGGTGTTCAGCTGTCTATCATGCCTGGGTTGTTGCTATGGCAAATACTGCAACCACGACCAGCCCACTTTGTTGCATAAGGCGGGCCAGCTGATTCCATCAGTCCTGGCTTTTCTCTGGGACATCAGTCCCATCGCCAAAAGACTGATGTTCCCCGCAGACAGCCAGGACCCCGCTGCCATCTATCACCTCAGCCAGGTGGTGCTGTCCCTCAGCACCACCTTCTTCTTCACGGTTCCAATGCTGGAGAGCTGCTTTCCAGGGTGGTGCGATTTTATGGGGCAGAGCCATCAGCTCTTTCACGTCTGTATCTCCTGCTTCACGCTGTCTCAGATCCATTCTGCTCACCTGGACTTTATGGGACGCAGGAAACTGTACTCCCGGCTCCACCAGAGCCGTGAGGCGGCGCTCTTTGCTAGGCTATACGTGGCTAACTCTGTTCTGTGTGTCCTGGTGGTCGCCTTCATGCTGAGGAAAGTTAGACAAATGCTTGATCAGAAGAGCAAGTCCAAGTGA
- the LOC101061380 gene encoding membrane progestin receptor alpha-B-like encodes MASVVLERTGRLFISLQQIQEFPRMLTQAAPSMPGTVRDTEVPHYFRQSFVFTGYRPLHQHWRYYFLSIFQRHNETINIWTHLLALFIFLFKLLQLSAEVDFVRDPHSWPLLVLLVSSLTYTACSVAAHLLAGKSKLCHYTFYFLDYVGVAQYQFGSAVVHFYYSVDEDLHRQVQGVFMPLAALLCVLSCLGSCCGNYCTHSQPSWVRNVAQVTPSALAYVWDSSPVFLRLWSWTSAREDPAMLYHIGQVVFFLSSGFFFTCPLPERCFPGRCDFLGQSHQLFHVLISCCTLSQIHATYLDFVGRRDLYGPLHGSYEAALFLGLYVFTLLACTLVMAFMLRRIQQTLDAKNKHN; translated from the coding sequence ATGGCGTCCGTTGTCCTGGAGAGAACCGGCCGTCTGTTCATCagcctgcagcagatccaggagttTCCCCGGATGCTGACCCAGGCCGCGCCCTCCATGCCCGGCACTGTGAGAGACACCGAGGTTCCTCACTACTTCAGGCAGAGCTTCGTCTTCACCGGCTACCGTCCTCTCCACCAGCACTGGCGCTACTACTTCCTGTCAATATTCCAGCGACACAATGAGACCATCAACATCTGGACTCACCTGCTGGCCTTATTCATCTTCCTGTTTaagctgctccagctgtcagCCGAGGTGGACTTTGTCAGAGACCCTCACTCGTGGCCCTTGCTGGTCCTCCTTGTGTCCTCTTTGACCTACACGGCGTGCAGCGTCGCCGCTCATCTACTGGCGGGAAAGTCCAAGCTGTGCCACTACACCTTCTACTTCCTGGACTACGTCGGGGTGGCCCAGTACCAGTTCGGCAGCGCTGTGGTTCACTTCTACTACTCTGTGGACGAGGACCTGCACAGACAGGTTCAGGGGGTCTTCATGCCTCTGGCCGCTCTTCTCTGCGTCCTCTCGTGCCTGGGAAGTTGCTGTGGCAACTACTGCACCCACAGCCAGCCCAGCTGGGTGCGGAACGTGGCCCAGGTGACGCCCTCGGCGCTGGCCTACGTCTGGGACAGCAGCCCCGTCTTTTTGAGGCTTTGGTCGTGGACTTCGGCCAGAGAAGACCCCGCCATGTTATATCACATAGGCCAGGTGGTGTTCTTCCTCAGCAGCGGGTTCTTCTTCACCTGTCCTCTGCCGGAGCGCTGCTTTCCCGGGCGCTGCGACTTCCTGGGTCAGAGCCACCAGCTGTTCCATGTTCTGATCTCCTGCTGCACCCTGAGTCAGATCCACGCCACCTACCTGGACTTTGTGGGTCGCCGGGACCTCTACGGACCTCTTCACGGGAGCTATGAGGCCGCGCTGTTTTTGGGCCTGTACGTGTTCACGTTGTTGGCGTGCACGCTCGTCATGGCCTTCATGCTGAGGAGAATTCAGCAAACTCTCGacgcaaaaaacaaacacaactaa
- the tmem222b gene encoding transmembrane protein 222 — protein MADVVDKDSMKNYSIASEKINPGASRYPYCIVWTPIPVLSWLFPFIGHMGICTSTGIIRDFAGPYFVSEDNMAFGRPTKYWMLDVSKVYASGSNAWDTAVHDASEEYKHRMHNLCCDNCHSHVAMALNLMRYENSTSWNMVNLCLLALIHGKHVSCAGFLKTWLPFLMLLGAVLTAALAINLR, from the exons ATGGCGGATGTTGTTGACAAAGACAGTATGAAGAATTACAGCATAGCGTCTGAGAAAATTAACCCAGGGGCCAGTCGGTATCCGTACTGCATTGTGTGGACACCTATCCCCGTGTTATC ATGGCTCTTCCCTTTCATCGGCCACATGGGAATCTGCACTTCCACCGGCATCATCCGGGACTTCGCCGGGCCCTACTTTGTCTCG gAAGACAACATGGCTTTCGGAAGACCCACCAA GTACTGGATGCTCGACGTTAGCAAAGTCTACGCCAGCGGCTCCAACGCCTGGGATACGGCCGTTCACGACGCCTCTGAGGAGTACAAGCACAGGATG CACAACCTCTGCTGCGATAACTGTCACTCTCATGTTGCCATGGCGCTGAACCTGATGCGGTACGAGAACAGCACCTCGTGGAACATGGTCAACCTCTGCCTGCTGGCCCTGATCCACGGGAAACACGTCAG CTGTGCAGGGTTTCTGAAGACCTGGCTGCCTTTCCTGATGCTACTGGGCGCCGTCCTCACCGCGGCCCTCGCCATCAACCTGCGGTGA